The proteins below are encoded in one region of Corynebacterium felinum:
- the eccD gene encoding type VII secretion integral membrane protein EccD — MSELPTRVDQGQKKRSLPTDDVSSLRLCVRVEVGSHRKQADMALPASSCVAEMLDEVIQLMHAPTLSGSWEVVTAAGSPLDAHEPLNKLGLRHGDVIVIRPSSGAQPPVIRDAAEALAHSVQHSPFARGTASCACLVGVALLCGIGAKLPFPPAVGLSLAAMLAVGLAIWSRAALFIPSIAALVAGIVAVAVLGPAIVPSPEAIMAGLNAETFSSGWSVALSLAGVAAIICAALFFLLMQEKAHITATIVVGIALSSAGFGAFIYRPSATDSATPDWQWLYPSIGIVVTVMLIFLSFGPQVVAKMAGLKVPQLPTAGQELSVSDIDHDQIPAKSAAAQSIARGLVLGVGLSISLSMVVASISIVRVLLVPHTYLFWFALCVWLALVLHAHRHRSALDTWALWIPAQLAIVCATLAAAWLDNPWLLGLCALVALLMVSSLLWANRIPTIEPTTVVWIERAEALAIAACIPLALQVAGIFAMIRGLSL, encoded by the coding sequence ATGTCTGAATTACCTACCCGAGTCGATCAGGGACAGAAAAAACGTTCCTTGCCCACCGATGATGTGTCCAGCCTGCGCCTATGCGTGCGGGTGGAGGTGGGTAGCCATCGCAAGCAAGCCGATATGGCGCTTCCTGCCAGCAGTTGTGTTGCTGAAATGCTCGACGAAGTGATTCAGCTCATGCACGCCCCTACATTAAGCGGCAGTTGGGAGGTGGTTACTGCCGCAGGTTCGCCTTTAGATGCCCATGAACCGTTGAATAAGTTGGGGTTGCGCCATGGGGATGTGATCGTTATTCGCCCGAGTTCCGGCGCTCAACCCCCAGTGATTCGCGATGCGGCAGAGGCTTTGGCACATTCGGTGCAGCATAGTCCTTTTGCCCGTGGCACTGCCTCCTGTGCATGCTTGGTGGGTGTGGCATTGCTGTGCGGCATTGGGGCGAAGTTACCGTTCCCGCCCGCGGTGGGTTTAAGTTTGGCGGCGATGCTTGCTGTGGGTTTGGCAATCTGGTCCCGTGCAGCGCTGTTTATCCCCAGCATTGCCGCACTGGTTGCTGGCATTGTGGCGGTGGCTGTTTTAGGCCCAGCGATTGTACCCAGCCCAGAGGCGATCATGGCGGGGCTGAATGCAGAAACATTTAGTTCAGGCTGGTCTGTTGCGCTGAGCTTGGCTGGTGTTGCGGCGATTATTTGCGCTGCTCTGTTCTTCCTGCTCATGCAGGAAAAAGCACATATTACGGCCACAATCGTGGTGGGGATTGCGCTGAGTTCGGCGGGTTTCGGAGCGTTTATCTATCGCCCTTCCGCCACCGATTCTGCTACCCCAGATTGGCAGTGGCTGTACCCCTCAATTGGGATTGTGGTGACTGTGATGCTCATCTTTTTATCCTTCGGACCACAGGTAGTAGCGAAAATGGCGGGGTTGAAAGTGCCCCAGCTTCCCACTGCAGGACAAGAGTTGAGTGTGTCAGATATTGATCATGACCAAATTCCCGCCAAGTCCGCCGCAGCCCAATCAATTGCGCGAGGCCTGGTGCTCGGCGTCGGGCTGAGCATTTCGCTGAGCATGGTGGTGGCGTCGATAAGCATTGTGCGGGTGCTACTAGTCCCCCACACCTACCTGTTTTGGTTCGCATTATGCGTCTGGTTAGCGCTGGTATTGCACGCCCACCGGCATCGCTCAGCACTCGACACATGGGCATTATGGATTCCCGCACAACTTGCCATAGTGTGTGCCACCCTCGCGGCAGCATGGCTGGACAATCCGTGGCTTTTGGGATTATGCGCACTTGTTGCACTACTGATGGTTTCGTCGCTGCTGTGGGCAAACCGCATCCCCACCATTGAACCCACCACCGTTGTGTGGATTGAACGCGCCGAAGCACTCGCCATCGCCGCCTGCATCCCGCTTGCACTGCAGGTAGCAGGAATTTTCGCCATGATTCGAGGGCTATCATTATGA
- the eccCa gene encoding type VII secretion protein EccCa: protein MAERTVDTLPENTASQDDAGPVIVVEPVPYNQREPEPPLPQGTLEPEPVPEAIKPQPLPLVRILVPLVMVIAIAAMVGLMFLSGGELNPMMLVFPLMMLMGMVMMFSPPQGEDTDEVRRTYLRHLSLLREKAAHNQQAQRRHELHYNPAPHTLWSMLGSTRMWERNSDDPDAYSARVGLGPAELCTPIDMIDPGASEDLDPVCAVSMRHVTTTMGIIENMPVVLHIRAFGLLHLSGPCAHDMVRAMIAQLCFFHGPETLHVSCLGTSFHSWAKWLPHTRISTIHSAEYRIAVLDETLSDDEIEKACENDDFDTIIVLNNRSDYVLNKAEEDGMCIRAGTQSLAVLSDEGSEPLGVADTFSEEHMVRFARGLTKYIRPEHAEGGRNSGLTGLLGARDLNAESLNSLWRPRGNKRLAVPIGVDERGRPLILDIKESAHGGMGPHGLCVGATGSGKSELLRTLVVALGATHSPDELNLVLVDFKGGATFLGLEKLPHTSAVITNLSEESVLVERMHDAISGEMNRRQEVLRKAGNFANVTEYNKAADATGDHPRMPALFIVVDEFSELLGQHPDFADLFVAVGRLGRSLHIHLLLASQRLEEGRLRGLDSHLSYRIGLRTFSAAESRQVLGVSEAHRLPSKPGAGYMKTNADELQRFQAAYVSGPLMMPAASQKKTLDKPSTSPAPAAVKLWDGWGEETEEGEVPMVADPRGTLVDALVQAAVEGAQQRGQKAHQVWLPPLPKQLSLGSVVQECGFLQASVGIIDRPYHQRQDPFSMDFSGSKGHAVICGGPQTGKTTAVRAIMVSLAATHSTDQVRFYVLDLAGQGLENTHQLPHVAGIAHRGENEKIGRIVDEVTGFIDEPEPRHTFLIVDGWHVLQSEYEDVMDKVGRIAADGLAARVHLVITTSRWTVVRPAIRDLIAQRVELKLGEALDSLIDRRAQQKVPSLPGRGLSPEGETILFAQAANQDIAHVCTISAGQTPVPSLRMLPMHLYLSDVEAHQNQPDSGVLLGIGGPKLAPLAWDFNQSPHLVCLGSQASGKSTVLSTVMEGVCRLGREQARLVVIDPRRHHLGAIEPTMLAAYAASTQQTEATLADVVVTLKSRLPGPDITPEQLKARSWWQGPDLFIVIDDFDVLSDATMAPLLPLLPHARDIGVHIIVARKAGGAVRAFYQPFLSEIKDQSPMVILLDADKEDGPLFGIRPIPQPPGRGTLISRGSSVGLIHIAEAPPTPNI from the coding sequence ATGGCTGAACGCACCGTAGATACTCTCCCCGAAAACACCGCCTCTCAAGACGATGCTGGGCCTGTCATTGTCGTTGAACCCGTGCCCTACAACCAGCGGGAACCCGAACCACCTTTGCCCCAAGGCACACTCGAACCCGAACCTGTGCCCGAAGCTATAAAACCTCAACCCCTGCCACTCGTGCGTATCCTCGTCCCGCTCGTGATGGTGATCGCCATTGCCGCCATGGTGGGGCTGATGTTCCTCAGTGGCGGTGAATTAAACCCCATGATGCTGGTCTTTCCCCTCATGATGCTTATGGGTATGGTCATGATGTTTTCCCCACCCCAAGGTGAAGACACCGACGAAGTACGGCGCACCTACCTCAGGCATTTGAGTCTGCTGCGGGAAAAAGCCGCCCACAATCAGCAAGCACAACGCCGCCACGAATTGCACTACAACCCCGCCCCCCACACGCTGTGGTCCATGCTTGGCAGCACCCGCATGTGGGAACGCAACAGTGACGACCCCGACGCCTACAGTGCTCGGGTGGGCTTAGGCCCTGCTGAACTCTGCACCCCGATCGACATGATCGACCCCGGTGCTTCCGAAGACCTCGACCCCGTGTGCGCAGTGAGCATGCGGCATGTGACCACCACCATGGGCATCATCGAAAATATGCCCGTTGTTCTGCACATTCGAGCCTTTGGGCTGCTGCACCTTTCTGGGCCGTGCGCACACGACATGGTGCGCGCCATGATCGCCCAACTGTGTTTTTTCCACGGGCCTGAAACACTGCATGTCAGCTGCTTGGGCACAAGTTTTCACTCGTGGGCGAAATGGCTACCGCACACCAGAATCAGCACCATTCACAGTGCCGAATACCGGATCGCGGTGCTTGACGAAACCCTCAGCGATGATGAGATTGAGAAAGCCTGCGAAAACGACGACTTTGACACCATCATCGTGCTGAACAACCGCAGCGACTACGTGCTCAACAAAGCCGAAGAAGACGGCATGTGTATCAGGGCAGGCACCCAATCCTTGGCTGTGCTTTCCGACGAAGGCAGCGAACCTTTAGGTGTTGCCGACACCTTCAGCGAAGAACACATGGTGCGCTTTGCCCGCGGTTTGACCAAATACATTCGACCCGAACATGCCGAAGGCGGACGCAATTCTGGGCTTACTGGTTTGCTGGGTGCGAGGGACCTCAACGCAGAATCCCTCAACTCTTTGTGGCGACCACGCGGCAACAAGCGCCTAGCCGTACCCATTGGTGTGGACGAACGCGGCCGACCCCTGATTCTCGATATCAAAGAGTCCGCCCATGGGGGCATGGGCCCGCACGGGCTGTGCGTGGGCGCAACCGGTTCCGGTAAATCGGAGTTGCTGCGCACCCTCGTGGTGGCGCTCGGGGCGACGCATTCCCCAGACGAACTCAACCTCGTATTGGTGGATTTTAAAGGCGGCGCTACATTCCTCGGGCTGGAAAAACTACCCCACACCTCAGCGGTGATTACCAACCTATCCGAAGAATCAGTGCTGGTTGAGCGCATGCACGATGCTATTTCGGGCGAAATGAATCGACGACAAGAAGTCCTGCGTAAGGCAGGGAACTTTGCCAATGTTACCGAATACAACAAAGCCGCTGATGCTACGGGCGACCACCCGCGCATGCCTGCTTTGTTCATCGTTGTCGACGAGTTTTCAGAGCTTTTGGGTCAGCACCCAGACTTCGCAGACCTGTTCGTGGCTGTGGGCCGCCTCGGACGTTCGCTGCACATCCACTTGCTGCTTGCCTCCCAGCGCTTGGAGGAAGGCCGGTTGCGTGGCTTGGATTCGCACTTGAGTTACCGCATTGGTTTGCGCACATTTTCCGCCGCGGAATCTCGGCAGGTACTTGGTGTGTCCGAGGCGCACCGCCTGCCCAGCAAACCCGGTGCTGGCTACATGAAGACGAATGCTGATGAGCTGCAGCGATTCCAAGCAGCCTACGTGTCTGGCCCGCTGATGATGCCAGCGGCTTCGCAGAAGAAAACCCTAGACAAACCCTCCACCTCACCCGCGCCTGCTGCTGTGAAACTGTGGGATGGCTGGGGCGAAGAGACGGAAGAAGGGGAGGTGCCCATGGTCGCCGACCCTAGGGGCACGCTTGTCGACGCCCTTGTCCAGGCGGCAGTCGAGGGTGCGCAACAGCGGGGACAGAAAGCTCACCAAGTATGGCTACCACCGCTACCGAAGCAGCTCAGCCTCGGATCGGTGGTACAAGAATGCGGGTTCTTACAGGCCAGCGTGGGAATTATCGATAGGCCGTACCACCAGCGCCAAGATCCCTTCAGCATGGATTTCTCTGGCAGCAAAGGCCATGCCGTGATCTGTGGTGGCCCTCAAACAGGGAAAACCACAGCTGTGCGTGCCATTATGGTATCGCTCGCTGCGACCCACAGTACCGATCAGGTGCGCTTCTATGTTCTTGATTTAGCAGGTCAAGGATTGGAAAATACCCATCAGCTTCCGCACGTGGCTGGGATTGCCCATCGTGGGGAAAACGAAAAGATTGGGCGCATCGTGGACGAAGTCACCGGTTTTATCGATGAGCCGGAGCCACGCCACACCTTCCTCATCGTCGATGGTTGGCACGTGCTGCAGTCCGAATACGAAGATGTGATGGACAAGGTCGGCCGAATTGCCGCCGACGGTTTGGCCGCCCGAGTGCATTTGGTGATCACCACATCCCGATGGACGGTGGTACGCCCAGCGATCCGTGACCTGATTGCGCAGCGCGTTGAACTCAAACTTGGCGAAGCACTTGATTCGCTGATTGATCGTCGCGCCCAGCAGAAAGTGCCCTCCTTGCCTGGTCGCGGGTTAAGCCCCGAAGGCGAAACCATTCTTTTTGCCCAAGCCGCAAACCAAGATATTGCGCACGTGTGCACCATAAGCGCTGGACAAACCCCCGTCCCGAGCCTGCGCATGCTTCCTATGCACTTGTATCTCAGTGATGTTGAAGCACACCAAAATCAACCTGATAGTGGGGTGCTGTTGGGCATAGGTGGTCCGAAGCTGGCCCCACTGGCGTGGGATTTCAACCAAAGTCCTCACTTGGTGTGTTTGGGTAGCCAAGCATCGGGCAAGTCGACTGTGCTCAGCACAGTCATGGAAGGTGTGTGTCGCCTTGGGCGGGAGCAGGCACGACTGGTGGTTATCGACCCCCGCCGCCACCATTTGGGTGCCATTGAACCCACAATGCTGGCAGCCTATGCGGCAAGTACGCAACAAACCGAAGCCACACTTGCCGACGTCGTAGTCACCCTCAAATCGCGCCTCCCAGGCCCCGATATCACCCCTGAGCAATTAAAAGCCCGTTCCTGGTGGCAAGGCCCCGACCTGTTCATTGTTATCGACGATTTCGATGTGCTTTCCGACGCCACCATGGCCCCACTGCTTCCGTTATTGCCACACGCCCGCGACATTGGTGTGCACATCATTGTCGCCCGCAAAGCAGGCGGTGCCGTCCGAGCCTTCTACCAGCCATTCTTAAGCGAAATCAAGGACCAGTCGCCCATGGTGATCCTTCTCGACGCCGATAAAGAAGACGGCCCACTATTCGGAATCCGGCCCATCCCACAACCCCCAGGGCGCGGCACACTCATCTCCCGCGGAAGCAGTGTCGGCCTCATCCACATTGCTGAAGCCCCGCCGACACCAAACATCTAG
- a CDS encoding type VII secretion-associated protein: MNNAHAFMRAAADNSDLTITVLDTATIFEGHDSVYRYDLPKTAIDEGWGLDALVEQAHQLMHIQWPNCDIAVDTDPDYTLLVIDALRAKGVHAFAVEQPREEPIVDDHLAENEENLINLRERKNNDRSSAGLGYNKERFFTIAGNKYTLAISMVVILTLVFGFLSIRGTVGQRTTTAQPRPTASSIQPVTTATIAPAVTPTSIREKPPPPPARVEKTETLTHANTTYTFTLPEHFQLKERTQHDGMFTATGADENLRILFAADPAYDAQPAAIFEQLQASIDSDPALDSAPVPQLGRGPEFAYTEHPGDGSEVGWSVWVENGFIYSVGCHSRQQITLAQRATCRELALKVHAKTAAQEG; this comes from the coding sequence ATGAATAACGCTCACGCCTTCATGCGGGCGGCAGCCGATAATTCGGATCTGACCATCACCGTGCTCGACACCGCCACCATCTTTGAAGGCCACGACAGCGTCTACCGCTACGACCTACCCAAAACCGCCATCGACGAAGGGTGGGGGCTTGATGCACTCGTGGAACAGGCCCACCAACTCATGCACATTCAATGGCCCAACTGTGACATCGCCGTTGATACCGACCCCGACTACACCCTGCTTGTCATCGATGCGCTCCGAGCCAAAGGCGTCCACGCCTTCGCAGTGGAACAACCCCGCGAAGAACCCATCGTGGACGACCACCTCGCCGAAAACGAAGAAAACCTCATTAACCTGCGAGAACGCAAAAATAATGACAGAAGTTCAGCAGGGCTGGGATACAACAAAGAGCGATTTTTCACCATCGCCGGCAACAAATACACCCTTGCCATCAGCATGGTGGTCATTCTCACACTCGTCTTCGGGTTCTTAAGCATCCGTGGCACCGTCGGGCAGCGCACCACAACTGCACAACCACGCCCAACGGCAAGCAGCATTCAACCAGTGACAACCGCAACGATTGCTCCTGCGGTGACACCGACGTCGATACGCGAGAAGCCCCCACCACCGCCTGCGCGGGTGGAGAAAACCGAAACCCTGACCCACGCCAACACCACCTATACATTCACCCTGCCCGAACATTTCCAGCTCAAGGAACGTACACAACACGACGGCATGTTCACAGCCACAGGTGCGGATGAAAATCTTCGCATACTCTTCGCCGCCGACCCCGCCTATGATGCACAACCCGCAGCAATTTTCGAGCAACTGCAAGCAAGCATTGACTCCGACCCTGCGCTTGACAGCGCACCTGTGCCACAGCTGGGCCGCGGACCGGAATTTGCCTACACCGAACACCCCGGCGACGGTTCGGAAGTGGGGTGGTCTGTGTGGGTCGAAAACGGCTTCATCTACTCCGTCGGATGCCACTCGCGACAGCAAATAACGTTGGCGCAACGCGCAACATGTCGCGAATTAGCGCTCAAAGTGCACGCTAAAACCGCAGCTCAGGAGGGGTAA
- a CDS encoding WXG100 family type VII secretion target → MSNFFRTEADVMVATAGRVDDTNNEVQSELTRLRGVVDGVRGAWAGTAQVAFDNLMQRWNASANDLQQALSSISDNIRANARSFENVEADNAAAFSNVGGQGLAL, encoded by the coding sequence ATGAGCAATTTCTTCCGCACCGAAGCAGACGTCATGGTCGCAACCGCAGGCCGTGTCGACGACACCAACAATGAAGTCCAGTCCGAGCTCACCCGCCTGCGTGGCGTGGTCGACGGTGTCCGTGGCGCATGGGCAGGTACCGCCCAGGTCGCTTTCGACAACCTGATGCAACGCTGGAACGCTTCAGCAAACGACCTGCAGCAAGCGCTCAGCAGCATCAGCGACAACATCCGTGCGAATGCCCGCTCGTTTGAAAACGTCGAAGCTGACAACGCTGCTGCATTCAGCAACGTGGGAGGACAAGGCCTAGCTCTCTAA
- a CDS encoding WXG100 family type VII secretion target: protein MDMIKYGFGDIEAAAGDIQSTSGRINSLLEGLKQQISPMVSTWEGQSATAYQEAQAKWDKAAAELNTILATISQTVRSGNDRMSDVNRSAAASWS, encoded by the coding sequence ATGGATATGATCAAGTATGGTTTCGGCGATATCGAAGCAGCCGCCGGTGATATTCAATCCACCTCCGGCCGTATCAATTCGCTGCTGGAAGGGTTGAAGCAGCAAATCAGCCCAATGGTGTCTACGTGGGAAGGCCAGTCTGCAACGGCCTACCAAGAGGCACAGGCAAAATGGGACAAGGCAGCTGCTGAGCTTAACACCATCTTGGCTACTATTTCCCAGACTGTACGTTCCGGCAATGACCGCATGAGCGATGTCAACCGCTCGGCGGCTGCATCCTGGAGCTAA
- the rplM gene encoding 50S ribosomal protein L13, whose amino-acid sequence MSTYHPKGGDITRKWYVIDATDVVLGRLAVTAADLLRGKGKPLFAPNVDCGDHVIIINADKVHVSSNKRDREFRYRHSGYPGGLKTMTLGRSLELHPERVVEESIRGMMPHNRLSRASVKKLHVFAGSEHPYGAQKPETFEIKQVAQ is encoded by the coding sequence GTGTCTACTTATCACCCTAAGGGCGGTGACATCACCCGTAAGTGGTACGTCATCGACGCCACTGACGTGGTTCTGGGTCGCTTGGCTGTTACCGCAGCTGACCTGCTCCGCGGCAAGGGCAAGCCACTTTTCGCACCTAACGTTGACTGCGGTGACCATGTCATCATCATCAACGCTGACAAGGTTCACGTTTCTTCCAACAAGCGTGACCGTGAGTTCCGCTACCGTCACTCCGGTTACCCAGGTGGTCTGAAGACCATGACCCTGGGTCGTTCCCTGGAGCTGCACCCAGAGCGCGTTGTTGAGGAATCCATCCGCGGCATGATGCCACACAACCGTCTTTCCCGTGCGTCCGTTAAGAAGCTGCACGTCTTCGCAGGTTCCGAGCACCCATACGGCGCTCAGAAGCCAGAGACTTTCGAGATTAAGCAGGTGGCACAGTGA
- the rpsI gene encoding 30S ribosomal protein S9, producing the protein MTEQNVTENFEVEAADIAAAAAATEEFTNTIGDAVAAEAEVEVAAPVLHEGPIQTVGRRKRAIVRVRLVEGSGQFICNGRSLEEYFPNKLHQQLIKAPLALIDRDGQFDIHANLTGGGPTGQAGAFRLAIARALNIYNPADRPALKKAGFLTRDARAVERKKAGLHKARRAPQYSKR; encoded by the coding sequence GTGACCGAACAGAACGTAACCGAAAACTTCGAGGTTGAGGCAGCCGATATCGCTGCTGCTGCAGCCGCTACCGAAGAGTTCACCAACACCATCGGCGATGCAGTTGCTGCTGAAGCTGAGGTTGAGGTTGCTGCTCCAGTGCTGCACGAAGGCCCAATTCAGACCGTTGGTCGCCGTAAGCGCGCCATCGTTCGCGTTCGCCTCGTTGAGGGCTCCGGCCAGTTCATCTGCAACGGCCGTAGCTTGGAAGAGTACTTCCCGAACAAGCTGCACCAGCAGCTGATCAAGGCTCCTTTGGCTTTGATTGATCGTGACGGCCAGTTCGACATTCACGCTAACCTCACCGGTGGTGGCCCTACCGGTCAGGCTGGTGCGTTTCGTCTGGCTATCGCTCGTGCACTGAACATCTACAACCCAGCAGATCGCCCAGCTTTGAAGAAGGCTGGCTTCCTGACTCGTGATGCTCGTGCTGTTGAGCGTAAGAAGGCTGGTCTGCACAAGGCACGTCGTGCCCCACAGTACTCCAAGCGTTAA